The Pueribacillus theae genome includes a region encoding these proteins:
- a CDS encoding gamma-type small acid-soluble spore protein, producing the protein MPNKKSQAGTNVQKVRQQNAQSANQQPGQQAGQFQAEFGSETDAQSVRQKNQQSQARKQQSTQNPQQ; encoded by the coding sequence ATGCCAAATAAAAAGTCACAAGCTGGCACGAATGTACAAAAAGTGCGTCAGCAAAACGCTCAATCTGCAAATCAGCAACCTGGCCAACAAGCTGGTCAATTTCAAGCTGAATTCGGAAGCGAAACAGATGCACAAAGCGTGAGACAAAAAAACCAACAATCTCAGGCTCGTAAACAGCAATCCACGCAAAACCCACAACAGTAA